One genomic segment of Impatiens glandulifera chromosome 6, dImpGla2.1, whole genome shotgun sequence includes these proteins:
- the LOC124941846 gene encoding myosin-12 isoform X4 yields MGTPVNIIVGSHVWTEDPEDAWIDGEVLEIKGNKATIVTTAGKTIVAEISSIHPKDTEAPPAGVDDMTKLAYLNEPGVLCNLASRFALNEIYTYTGNILIAVNPFRRLPHLYDIHMMEQYKGAAFGELSPHLFAIADACFRAMINEHGNQSILVSGESGAGKTETTKMLMRYLAFMGGRSGTEGRTVEQQVLESNPVLEAFGNAKTVKNNNSSRFGKFVEIQFDKQGKISGAAVRTYLLERSRVCQVSDPERNYHCFYMLCSAPPEDVKRFKVGDPRSFRYLNQTNCYEVANVDDAREYLETRNAMDIVGINQEEQDAIFRVVAAILHLGNVDFVKGEENDSSKLKDEKAMFHLKTTAELLMCNLKVLEDSLCKRVIATPDGNITKPLDPASAATSRDGLAKTVYSRLFDWIVDKINNSIGQDANAKSIIGVLDIYGFESFKVNSFEQLCINLTNEKLQQHFNQHVFKMEQEEYTREEINWSYVEFVDNQDVLDLIEKKPGGIVALLDEACMFPKSNHETFSQKMYQTYKGHKRFSKPKLSRTDFTINHYAGDVTYQSDQFLDKNKDYVVAEHQALLNASTCTFVANLFPPSQEETSKQSKFSSIGTRFKQQLQSLMETLSTTEPHYIRCVKPNTVLKPGIFENYNVLNQLRCGGVLEAIRISCAGYPTKRTFDEFIDRFGMLVPDVLDGTDEKSACMAICDRMGLKGYQIGKTKVFLRAGQMAELDARRTEVLAKAARLIQRQIRTYLTRKEFITIRKAAINMQKLARAQLARKLYEYMRREAASICVQKQARAHAVRKSYTNIQASAIVIQTGLRAMAAKNEFRHRQRNKASTKIQTQWRGNHALSAYKQQKKATLILQCLWRSKVARRELRKLKMAARETGALQEAKDKLEKRVEELTWRVDFEKHLRIDLEEAKGQEIAKLQSALNERQAQLDEAHAAIIHEKEAARIAIEQAPPVIKEVPVVDNSKLEELTLQNSEKEDEIKELKRRVEEFEQKYLEVENENKTRLKEAEDSAARLSQLQETIERLELNLSNLESENQVLRQQVLAAPSNEDISEDLTILKNKISELESENKLLHSQKIVIEPVSVLEKMQQQAKCVENGHSTLEEPHEPTKTIQERTKESEPKALPLSKQRSLTDRQQENHDALIKCLMEDKQFDQGRSVAACAVYKALLQWRSFEAEKTTIFDRIIHTIRSSMESEDNIKDQAYWLSTSTTLLAFIQGTIKASTVNSSSQRNRTSPTTLFARMAQGLRSSSSMGISSGYSGMEGKPNARSRIEAKYPALLFKQHLTACVEKIYGMIRDNLKREITPFLNLCIQAPRTTRARSIRGSSKTIHSNILAKQQASSIHWQSIVNNLDNMLNILSQNHVPSIVIRKMFAQVFSFINVQLFNSLLLRRECCSFSNGEYVKAGLQELDQWCTKATEELAGSSWNELQHLRQAVGFLILHQKTQKSLEDITNDLCPILSIPQIYRIGTMFWDDKYGSHGLSSEVIGKLRALTAEDSINVPNNSFLLDVDSSVPFSMEEIYRSFISINITNVEPPILLRQKSDFHFLLQTTD; encoded by the exons ATG GGAACACCAGTAAACATCATAGTTGGGTCACATGTTTGGACTGAAGACCCTGAAGATGCTTGGATCGATGGAGAGGTTCTTGAGATCAAAGGCAATAAGGCCACAATAGTTACCACAGCTGGGAAAACT ATAGTTGCAGAGATTTCAAGCATTCACCCAAAAGATACAGAAGCACCGCCAGCAGGGGTCGATGACATGACAAAGTTAGCATATCTAAATGAACCAGGAGTCCTTTGTAATCTTGCTTCGCGGTTTGCTCTCAATGAGATTTAC ACATATACCGGGAATATTCTAATAGCAGTCAATCCATTCCGGAGACTACCACACTTGTATGACATCCACATGATGGAGCAATACAAAGGAGCTGCTTTTGGGGAGCTAAGTCCACATCTTTTTGCAATTGCAGATGCCTGTTTCAG GGCAATGATTAACGAACATGGAAACCAATCCATCTTGGTAAGTGGAGAAAGTGGAGCCGGAAAAACAGAGACAACAAAAATGCTTATGAGATACCTTGCTTTCATGGGTGGCCGATCTGGCACTGAAGGAAGAACTGTTGAGCAACAGGTCTTGGAG tcCAATCCTGTATTGGAAGCATTTGGAAATGCTAAGACTGTGAAAAACAACAATTCCAG TCGGTTTGGTAAATTTGTAGAGATACAATTCGATAAGCAAGGAAAGATATCTGGAGCGGCAGTCAGAACTTATCTCCTTGAAAGATCGAGGGTTTGCCAAGTCTCAGATCCTGAGAGGAACTACCATTGTTTCTACATGCTTTGCTCAGCTCCTCCAGAA GATGTCAAGAGATTTAAAGTGGGAGATCCAAGAAGTTTCCGCTACCTGAACCAAACTAATTGCTATGAAGTTGCCAATGTAGATGATGCAAGGGAGTATTTGGAAACCAGAAATGCTATGGACATTGTAGGGATCAATCAGGAAGAACAG GATGCTATATTCCGAGTAGTGGCTGCAATACTTCATCTAGGAAATGTAGACTTTGTTAAAGGAGAAGAGAATGATTCTTCAAAGTTGAAAGATGAGAAAGCTATGTTCCATCTTAAAACAACTGCAGAGTTACTCAT GTGCAATTTGAAAGTTCTTGAAGACTCTCTGTGTAAGCGTGTGATAGCAACTCCTGATGGAAACATTACAAAACCGTTAGACCCAGCCTCAGCTGCCACAAGTCGTGATGGCTTGGCAAAGACAGTATACTCTCGACTTTTTGATTG GATTGTGGACAAGATAAACAATTCCATTGGTCAGGATGCAAATGCAAAAAGCATAATTGGAGTCCTTGATATCTATGGTTTTGAGAGCTTCAAGGTCAATAG TTTTGAGCAATTATGCATCAATCTAACAAATGAGAAACTGCAACAGCATTTCAATCAG CATGTATTCAAGATGGAGCAAGAGGAGTACACAAGAGAAGAAATCAATTGGAGTTATGTAGAATTTGTTGATAACCAAGATGTTTTGGACCTTATTGAGAAg AAACCTGGGGGTATAGTAGCTCTTCTTGATGAGGCTTG TATGTTTCCTAAATCAAATCATGAGACATTTTCACAAAAGATGTACCAGACTTATAAGGGACACAAACGCTTTAGCAAGCCAAAACTCTCCCGAACAGATTTCACAATTAACCACTATGCTGGAGAT GTTACATACCAATCTGATCAGTTCCTAGACAAGAATAAGGATTATGTTGTAGCAGAACATCAAGCTTTATTGAATGCCTCGACATGCACATTCGTTGCAAATCTCTTTCCTCCATCCCAGGAGGAAACATCAAAACAATCTAAGTTCTCTTCCATTGGAACCCGATTCAAG CAACAACTGCAATCTCTAATGGAAACGCTCAGCACAACAGAACCACATTACATCAGGTGTGTGAAGCCCAACACAGTACTGAAACCTGGAATTTTTGAGAACTACAATGTTCTGAATCAGTTGAGATGTGGG GGTGTATTAGAAGCAATCAGGATAAGTTGTGCAGGATATCCAACCAAAAGAACATTTGACGAGTTCATTGACCGTTTTGGAATGTTAGTTCCAGATGTTTTAGATGG AACTGATGAGAAATCAGCATGCATGGCCATCTGTGATAGGATGGGATTAAAGGGATATCAG ATTGGGAAAACCAAAGTATTTCTTAGAGCTGGACAGATGGCTGAGCTGGATGCTCGCAGAACTGAAGTGTTAGCTAAAGCAGCGAGACTTATCCAAAGACAAATCCGTACCTATCTCACAAGAAAAGAGTTTATCACCATACGAAAAGCTGCCATAAATATGCAAAAGCTTGCAAGAG CACAACTTGCACGAAAGTTATACGAGTATATGAGAAGGGAAGCTGCTTCAATATGTGTCCAGAAGCAAGCACGAGCTCATGCAGTAAGGAAATCTTATACAAATATACAGGCATCAGCAATAGTTATTCAAACTGGACTGCGAGCTATGGCAGCTAAGAATGAATTCAGGCACAGACAACGAAACAAGGCTTCCACCAAAATTCAG ACACAATGGAGAGGAAACCATGCACTTTCTGCCTATAAGCAACAGAAGAAAGCGACACTTATACTACAATGTCTCTGGAGATCAAAGGTTGCAAGAAGGGAACTTAGAAAGCTGAAAATG GCTGCAAGAGAAACTGGGGCACTGCAAGAAGCAAAGGACAAGTTGGAGAAGCGTGTTGAAGAGCTCACATGGAGAGTAGATTTTGAGAAACACTTGAGA ATCGATCTTGAAGAAGCAAAAGGACAAGAAATTGCAAAATTGCAGAGTGCTTTGAATGAAAGGCAAGCACAGCTAGATGAAGCTCATGCAGCAATTATCCATGAGAAGGAAGCAGCAAGAATAGCTATTGAACAGGCCCCACCTGTCATAAAAGAAGTACCAGTTGTAGACAATAGCAAGCTGGAGGAATTGACTCTCCAGAACAGTGAAAAGGAG GATGAAATAAAAGAACTCAAGAGGAGGGTTGAGGAGTTTGAGCAAAAATATTTAGAAgttgagaatgaaaacaaaacaaGACTAAAGGAAGCCGAAGATTCAGCAGCAAGGCTGTCGCAACTTCAAGAGACCATCGAGAG ATTGGAACTAAACTTGTCAAACCTTGAGTCTGAGAACCAAGTTCTGAGGCAGCAAGTTTTGGCTGCACCCTCAAATGAAGACATTTCTGAAGATCTCACTAT cctcaaaaataaaatcagcGAATTGGAGTCAGAAAATAAGTTGCTTCACAGCCAGAAGATTGTCATAGAGCCTGTTTCTGTTTTGGAAAAGATGCAGCAACAAGCTAAg TGCGTTGAGAATGGACATTCAACTTTGGAGGAACCACATGAACCAACTAAAACAATACAAGAAAGAACAAAG GAATCGGAGCCAAAAGCACTACCGCTAAGTAAACAAAGATCCCTGACAGACAGGCAGCAG GAGAACCATGATGCACTAATCAAATGCCTCATGGAGGACAAGCAGTTTGACCAAGGAAGATCTGTTGCAGCCTGCGCAGTTTACAAGGCATTGCTTCAATGGAGATCATTTGAAGCTGAGAAGACAACAATATTTGATAGGATTATTCACACAATACGATCATCCATGGAG AGTGAGGATAACATTAAGGATCAGGCATACTGGTTGTCAACATCTACTACTCTTTTAGCTTTTATACAAGGCACTATCAAGGCAAGCACAGTGAATTCAAGTTCACAACGAAATCGAACATCACCCACTACCTTGTTTGCTAGAATGGCACAG GGTCTCCGATCATCCTCAAGCATGGGGATCTCAAGCGGGTACAGTGGGATGGAGGGTAAGCCAAATGCACGATCAAGAATTGAAGCCAAATACCCAGCTTTACTCTTCAAGCAACACCTTACAGCGTGTGTTGAGAAGATATATGGCATGATTAGGGATAACTTGAAAAGAGAGATTACTCCATTCTTAAACCTATGCATTCAG GCACCAAGAACCACAAGGGCCAGATCAATTAGGGGATCATCTAAAACCATCCATTCAAACATACTGGCAAAGCAGCAGGCATCAAGCATACACTGGCAAAGTATTGTTAACAACTTGGACAATATGCTAAATATTCTTTcacaaaaccat GTTCCTTCTATAGTTATAAGGAAGATGTTTGCCCAAGTCTTTTCATTCATAAATGTCCAGCTTTTTAATAG TCTATTGCTTCGCCGAGAGTGCTGTTCATTCAGCAACGGAGAGTACGTGAAGGCTGGCTTGCAAGAACTTGACCAATGGTGCACTAAAGCTACAGAAGAG CTTGCTGGATCGTCATGGAACGAACTTCAACATTTACGACAAGCTGTTGGATTTCTG ATATTGCACCAAAAGACTCAAAAATCACTGGAAGATATAACAAATGACCTTTGTCCG ATCTTGAGCATTCCTCAAATCTATCGCATTGGAACAATGTTTTGGGATGACAAATATGGAAGTCATGGACTATCATCTGAG GTCATTGGCAAACTGAGAGCACTAACGGCGGAAGATTCAATCAACGTTCCTAACAACAGTTTCTTACTAGACGTGGATTCAAG CGTACCGTTTTCCATGGAAGAAATATACAGATCCTTCATCAGCATCAATATTACAAACGTCGAACCACCGATTCTTCTCCGGCAGAAATCCGACTtccattttcttcttcaaacAACAGATTGA
- the LOC124941846 gene encoding myosin-12 isoform X2: MGTPVNIIVGSHVWTEDPEDAWIDGEVLEIKGNKATIVTTAGKTIVAEISSIHPKDTEAPPAGVDDMTKLAYLNEPGVLCNLASRFALNEIYTYTGNILIAVNPFRRLPHLYDIHMMEQYKGAAFGELSPHLFAIADACFRAMINEHGNQSILVSGESGAGKTETTKMLMRYLAFMGGRSGTEGRTVEQQVLESNPVLEAFGNAKTVKNNNSSRFGKFVEIQFDKQGKISGAAVRTYLLERSRVCQVSDPERNYHCFYMLCSAPPEDVKRFKVGDPRSFRYLNQTNCYEVANVDDAREYLETRNAMDIVGINQEEQDAIFRVVAAILHLGNVDFVKGEENDSSKLKDEKAMFHLKTTAELLMCNLKVLEDSLCKRVIATPDGNITKPLDPASAATSRDGLAKTVYSRLFDWIVDKINNSIGQDANAKSIIGVLDIYGFESFKVNSFEQLCINLTNEKLQQHFNQHVFKMEQEEYTREEINWSYVEFVDNQDVLDLIEKKPGGIVALLDEACMFPKSNHETFSQKMYQTYKGHKRFSKPKLSRTDFTINHYAGDVTYQSDQFLDKNKDYVVAEHQALLNASTCTFVANLFPPSQEETSKQSKFSSIGTRFKQQLQSLMETLSTTEPHYIRCVKPNTVLKPGIFENYNVLNQLRCGGVLEAIRISCAGYPTKRTFDEFIDRFGMLVPDVLDGTDEKSACMAICDRMGLKGYQIGKTKVFLRAGQMAELDARRTEVLAKAARLIQRQIRTYLTRKEFITIRKAAINMQKLARAQLARKLYEYMRREAASICVQKQARAHAVRKSYTNIQASAIVIQTGLRAMAAKNEFRHRQRNKASTKIQTQWRGNHALSAYKQQKKATLILQCLWRSKVARRELRKLKMAARETGALQEAKDKLEKRVEELTWRVDFEKHLRIDLEEAKGQEIAKLQSALNERQAQLDEAHAAIIHEKEAARIAIEQAPPVIKEVPVVDNSKLEELTLQNSEKEDEIKELKRRVEEFEQKYLEVENENKTRLKEAEDSAARLSQLQETIERLELNLSNLESENQVLRQQVLAAPSNEDISEDLTILKNKISELESENKLLHSQKIVIEPVSVLEKMQQQAKCVENGHSTLEEPHEPTKTIQERTKCVENGHSTLEELHEPTKTIQERTKESEPKALPLSKQRSLTDRQQENHDALIKCLMEDKQFDQGRSVAACAVYKALLQWRSFEAEKTTIFDRIIHTIRSSMESEDNIKDQAYWLSTSTTLLAFIQGTIKASTVNSSSQRNRTSPTTLFARMAQGLRSSSSMGISSGYSGMEGKPNARSRIEAKYPALLFKQHLTACVEKIYGMIRDNLKREITPFLNLCIQAPRTTRARSIRGSSKTIHSNILAKQQASSIHWQSIVNNLDNMLNILSQNHVPSIVIRKMFAQVFSFINVQLFNSLLLRRECCSFSNGEYVKAGLQELDQWCTKATEELAGSSWNELQHLRQAVGFLILHQKTQKSLEDITNDLCPILSIPQIYRIGTMFWDDKYGSHGLSSEVIGKLRALTAEDSINVPNNSFLLDVDSSVPFSMEEIYRSFISINITNVEPPILLRQKSDFHFLLQTTD; this comes from the exons ATG GGAACACCAGTAAACATCATAGTTGGGTCACATGTTTGGACTGAAGACCCTGAAGATGCTTGGATCGATGGAGAGGTTCTTGAGATCAAAGGCAATAAGGCCACAATAGTTACCACAGCTGGGAAAACT ATAGTTGCAGAGATTTCAAGCATTCACCCAAAAGATACAGAAGCACCGCCAGCAGGGGTCGATGACATGACAAAGTTAGCATATCTAAATGAACCAGGAGTCCTTTGTAATCTTGCTTCGCGGTTTGCTCTCAATGAGATTTAC ACATATACCGGGAATATTCTAATAGCAGTCAATCCATTCCGGAGACTACCACACTTGTATGACATCCACATGATGGAGCAATACAAAGGAGCTGCTTTTGGGGAGCTAAGTCCACATCTTTTTGCAATTGCAGATGCCTGTTTCAG GGCAATGATTAACGAACATGGAAACCAATCCATCTTGGTAAGTGGAGAAAGTGGAGCCGGAAAAACAGAGACAACAAAAATGCTTATGAGATACCTTGCTTTCATGGGTGGCCGATCTGGCACTGAAGGAAGAACTGTTGAGCAACAGGTCTTGGAG tcCAATCCTGTATTGGAAGCATTTGGAAATGCTAAGACTGTGAAAAACAACAATTCCAG TCGGTTTGGTAAATTTGTAGAGATACAATTCGATAAGCAAGGAAAGATATCTGGAGCGGCAGTCAGAACTTATCTCCTTGAAAGATCGAGGGTTTGCCAAGTCTCAGATCCTGAGAGGAACTACCATTGTTTCTACATGCTTTGCTCAGCTCCTCCAGAA GATGTCAAGAGATTTAAAGTGGGAGATCCAAGAAGTTTCCGCTACCTGAACCAAACTAATTGCTATGAAGTTGCCAATGTAGATGATGCAAGGGAGTATTTGGAAACCAGAAATGCTATGGACATTGTAGGGATCAATCAGGAAGAACAG GATGCTATATTCCGAGTAGTGGCTGCAATACTTCATCTAGGAAATGTAGACTTTGTTAAAGGAGAAGAGAATGATTCTTCAAAGTTGAAAGATGAGAAAGCTATGTTCCATCTTAAAACAACTGCAGAGTTACTCAT GTGCAATTTGAAAGTTCTTGAAGACTCTCTGTGTAAGCGTGTGATAGCAACTCCTGATGGAAACATTACAAAACCGTTAGACCCAGCCTCAGCTGCCACAAGTCGTGATGGCTTGGCAAAGACAGTATACTCTCGACTTTTTGATTG GATTGTGGACAAGATAAACAATTCCATTGGTCAGGATGCAAATGCAAAAAGCATAATTGGAGTCCTTGATATCTATGGTTTTGAGAGCTTCAAGGTCAATAG TTTTGAGCAATTATGCATCAATCTAACAAATGAGAAACTGCAACAGCATTTCAATCAG CATGTATTCAAGATGGAGCAAGAGGAGTACACAAGAGAAGAAATCAATTGGAGTTATGTAGAATTTGTTGATAACCAAGATGTTTTGGACCTTATTGAGAAg AAACCTGGGGGTATAGTAGCTCTTCTTGATGAGGCTTG TATGTTTCCTAAATCAAATCATGAGACATTTTCACAAAAGATGTACCAGACTTATAAGGGACACAAACGCTTTAGCAAGCCAAAACTCTCCCGAACAGATTTCACAATTAACCACTATGCTGGAGAT GTTACATACCAATCTGATCAGTTCCTAGACAAGAATAAGGATTATGTTGTAGCAGAACATCAAGCTTTATTGAATGCCTCGACATGCACATTCGTTGCAAATCTCTTTCCTCCATCCCAGGAGGAAACATCAAAACAATCTAAGTTCTCTTCCATTGGAACCCGATTCAAG CAACAACTGCAATCTCTAATGGAAACGCTCAGCACAACAGAACCACATTACATCAGGTGTGTGAAGCCCAACACAGTACTGAAACCTGGAATTTTTGAGAACTACAATGTTCTGAATCAGTTGAGATGTGGG GGTGTATTAGAAGCAATCAGGATAAGTTGTGCAGGATATCCAACCAAAAGAACATTTGACGAGTTCATTGACCGTTTTGGAATGTTAGTTCCAGATGTTTTAGATGG AACTGATGAGAAATCAGCATGCATGGCCATCTGTGATAGGATGGGATTAAAGGGATATCAG ATTGGGAAAACCAAAGTATTTCTTAGAGCTGGACAGATGGCTGAGCTGGATGCTCGCAGAACTGAAGTGTTAGCTAAAGCAGCGAGACTTATCCAAAGACAAATCCGTACCTATCTCACAAGAAAAGAGTTTATCACCATACGAAAAGCTGCCATAAATATGCAAAAGCTTGCAAGAG CACAACTTGCACGAAAGTTATACGAGTATATGAGAAGGGAAGCTGCTTCAATATGTGTCCAGAAGCAAGCACGAGCTCATGCAGTAAGGAAATCTTATACAAATATACAGGCATCAGCAATAGTTATTCAAACTGGACTGCGAGCTATGGCAGCTAAGAATGAATTCAGGCACAGACAACGAAACAAGGCTTCCACCAAAATTCAG ACACAATGGAGAGGAAACCATGCACTTTCTGCCTATAAGCAACAGAAGAAAGCGACACTTATACTACAATGTCTCTGGAGATCAAAGGTTGCAAGAAGGGAACTTAGAAAGCTGAAAATG GCTGCAAGAGAAACTGGGGCACTGCAAGAAGCAAAGGACAAGTTGGAGAAGCGTGTTGAAGAGCTCACATGGAGAGTAGATTTTGAGAAACACTTGAGA ATCGATCTTGAAGAAGCAAAAGGACAAGAAATTGCAAAATTGCAGAGTGCTTTGAATGAAAGGCAAGCACAGCTAGATGAAGCTCATGCAGCAATTATCCATGAGAAGGAAGCAGCAAGAATAGCTATTGAACAGGCCCCACCTGTCATAAAAGAAGTACCAGTTGTAGACAATAGCAAGCTGGAGGAATTGACTCTCCAGAACAGTGAAAAGGAG GATGAAATAAAAGAACTCAAGAGGAGGGTTGAGGAGTTTGAGCAAAAATATTTAGAAgttgagaatgaaaacaaaacaaGACTAAAGGAAGCCGAAGATTCAGCAGCAAGGCTGTCGCAACTTCAAGAGACCATCGAGAG ATTGGAACTAAACTTGTCAAACCTTGAGTCTGAGAACCAAGTTCTGAGGCAGCAAGTTTTGGCTGCACCCTCAAATGAAGACATTTCTGAAGATCTCACTAT cctcaaaaataaaatcagcGAATTGGAGTCAGAAAATAAGTTGCTTCACAGCCAGAAGATTGTCATAGAGCCTGTTTCTGTTTTGGAAAAGATGCAGCAACAAGCTAAg TGCGTTGAGAATGGACATTCAACTTTGGAGGAACCACATGAACCAACTAAAACAATACAAGAAAGAACAAAG TGCGTTGAGAATGGGCATTCAACTTTGGAGGAACTACATGAACCAACTAAAACAATACAAGAAAGAACAAAG GAATCGGAGCCAAAAGCACTACCGCTAAGTAAACAAAGATCCCTGACAGACAGGCAGCAG GAGAACCATGATGCACTAATCAAATGCCTCATGGAGGACAAGCAGTTTGACCAAGGAAGATCTGTTGCAGCCTGCGCAGTTTACAAGGCATTGCTTCAATGGAGATCATTTGAAGCTGAGAAGACAACAATATTTGATAGGATTATTCACACAATACGATCATCCATGGAG AGTGAGGATAACATTAAGGATCAGGCATACTGGTTGTCAACATCTACTACTCTTTTAGCTTTTATACAAGGCACTATCAAGGCAAGCACAGTGAATTCAAGTTCACAACGAAATCGAACATCACCCACTACCTTGTTTGCTAGAATGGCACAG GGTCTCCGATCATCCTCAAGCATGGGGATCTCAAGCGGGTACAGTGGGATGGAGGGTAAGCCAAATGCACGATCAAGAATTGAAGCCAAATACCCAGCTTTACTCTTCAAGCAACACCTTACAGCGTGTGTTGAGAAGATATATGGCATGATTAGGGATAACTTGAAAAGAGAGATTACTCCATTCTTAAACCTATGCATTCAG GCACCAAGAACCACAAGGGCCAGATCAATTAGGGGATCATCTAAAACCATCCATTCAAACATACTGGCAAAGCAGCAGGCATCAAGCATACACTGGCAAAGTATTGTTAACAACTTGGACAATATGCTAAATATTCTTTcacaaaaccat GTTCCTTCTATAGTTATAAGGAAGATGTTTGCCCAAGTCTTTTCATTCATAAATGTCCAGCTTTTTAATAG TCTATTGCTTCGCCGAGAGTGCTGTTCATTCAGCAACGGAGAGTACGTGAAGGCTGGCTTGCAAGAACTTGACCAATGGTGCACTAAAGCTACAGAAGAG CTTGCTGGATCGTCATGGAACGAACTTCAACATTTACGACAAGCTGTTGGATTTCTG ATATTGCACCAAAAGACTCAAAAATCACTGGAAGATATAACAAATGACCTTTGTCCG ATCTTGAGCATTCCTCAAATCTATCGCATTGGAACAATGTTTTGGGATGACAAATATGGAAGTCATGGACTATCATCTGAG GTCATTGGCAAACTGAGAGCACTAACGGCGGAAGATTCAATCAACGTTCCTAACAACAGTTTCTTACTAGACGTGGATTCAAG CGTACCGTTTTCCATGGAAGAAATATACAGATCCTTCATCAGCATCAATATTACAAACGTCGAACCACCGATTCTTCTCCGGCAGAAATCCGACTtccattttcttcttcaaacAACAGATTGA